A part of Leishmania panamensis strain MHOM/PA/94/PSC-1 chromosome 34 sequence genomic DNA contains:
- a CDS encoding hypothetical protein (TriTrypDB/GeneDB-style sysID: LpmP.34.1830), with product MARARAIETRLEKLVPALDEYYTSGFLTREETVEVSRQRQHWEFRLVAKPLLLLDVREAITYELGLEKRLREYCIYTKLNLQHRWDIVDRIEGIYKIGLKHLRNKAEHEALRQECVQFMKQFQRNGSLSNLYGELMVMHPRRSDIWVEAAEWQGFSQRNTDNARAIIQQALLTMASEPVVWACALHVELQFVQRLLEGLLAEHREEARKACRRASKEAENGDEESRAGDAKAPAEAEPTSTIAPKLRAENEAMAHALLDLALAKTVVEEAFDSPASGAVLLERLLAVAGTYAFSREVVELAVTTAAHKMAEACSGSADVTVEAARICGSRGASASSSLTIASDQQRLRVRTQWRHRHSVDTVFAHYLALEDLVMNQYPQTIVDTATYLAEGGSGVGATAKRRGQQRPHQPSATSASLLTPSQKDRRHAAVKAVVSLLTFSSSPTSVLADMPGVVEAGTDSTKRFPAVRQAFVGALRHLAAVSTEGVSRVCARLLRTPTATAASTAAAATASHRSKEEEAPQPRATLDLAEAAQWLLGELQLDKATLQACVTEPRKRTERLLRKVALAADMHPPAKSRARHEAPAGTAAAAALMTWSVVQLERFLQADDRDVLVQSAGGDARDSTKIPPCSPLNTAAAMTAEDVERFIVWWKEEEKLLRGRQETGDPGDALTASRARRRMAVMELLHQHDLLPSVDLPTAAVETKKGRSNRKKTPNRGSSDATSEGAWAKTQGVLLNRSSALQFVPAVGTASPARLPLSLWRVFSALETLEGPMQISEKASWTHAAVSRSGSNSSDDDRDSGTGGSGVAARGRHAEISSSSTWLTSFAAAGLFFLGGVPYSTLSHEEEWVRLEGVTSLLQCRLFSWLGCRVCTRDTVAKALRLAESGLAEAWITDLHGLLKLAQRCQPLPRFAQTRCVLPFLEGVALFRSASASAAALSGQASNLPLPAKAASDAVRAVREAYEVLLKLYGVSKHPESFLPLLYDGTSANKLAQQASTTSSVSGKASTAEVQQANAEDWVAYVWFERTISKDLLRAKTVVEQARREALAPQIFMVRLNAL from the coding sequence ATGGCTCGCGCACGCGCTATCGAGACCAGGCTGGAGAAGCTGGTGCCGGCCTTGGATGAGTACTACACAAGCGGCTTCCTCACTCGCGAAGAGACGGTCGAGGTAtcacggcagcgccagcactggGAGTTCCGTCTCGTTGCCAagccccttctcctcctcgatgttCGCGAGGCCATCACGTACGAGCTGGGACTCGAGAAGCGCCTCCGCGAGTACTGCATCTACACAAAGCTCAActtgcagcaccgctgggACATTGTTGACCGCATCGAGGGCATCTACAAGATCGGTCTCAAGCACCTGCGCAATAAGGCGGAGCACGAGGCGTTACGGCAGGAGTGCGTGCAGTTCATGAAGCAGTTTCAGCGCAACGGAAGCCTCAGCAACCTTTACGGCGAGCTCATGGTGATGCacccgcggcgcagcgacatCTGGGTAGAGGCAGCGGAATGGCAGGGATTCTCGCAGCGCAACACAGACAACGCCCGTGCCATCAtccagcaggcgctgctgaccATGGCGTCAGAGCCCGTGGTGTGGGCCTGTGCGCTGCATGTGGAGCTGCAGTTTGTGCAACGTCTGCTCGAAGGGCTGTTGGCTGAGCACCGAGAGGAGGCTCGGAAGGCCTGCAGGCGTGCATCGAAGGAGGCCGAGAACGGCGATGAGGAGAGCCGTGCCGGCGATGCCAAGGCGCCAGCTGAGGCGGAGCCTACATCGACGATCGCGCCGAAGCTGCGTGCTGAAAATGAGGCCATGGCGCATGCGCTGCTCGACCTTGCTTTAGCCAAGACagttgtggaggaggcatTTGACAGCCCTGCCAGtggggcggtgctgctggagcggctgctggcggtCGCGGGCACCTACGCCTTCTCGCGCGAGGTTGTGGAGCTCGCCGTGACCACGGCGGCGCACAAGATGGCCGAGGCGTGCAGCGGGTCTGCTGACGTTACAGTAGAGGCAGCGCGTATCTGTGGCTCTCGCGGCGCGTCggcctcgtcttctctcaCCATTGCATCcgaccagcagcggcttcgtgtgcgcacgcagtggcgtcaccgccacagcgTCGACACTGTCTTTGCGCACTACCTCGCCCTGGAGGATTTGGTCATGAACCAGTACCCGCAGACCATAGTAGACACCGCCACCTACCTTGCCGAAGGTGGCAGTGGAgtcggcgccaccgccaagcGGCGAGGCCAGCAGAGGCCGCATCAGCCGTCGGCTACCAGTGCCTCACTGCTGACCCCGTCACAGAAGGACCGACGCCATGCTGCAGTCAAGGCAGTCGTTTCACTTTTGACGTTTTCGTCCTCTCCGACCTCTGTGCTGGCGGACATGCCTGGCGTTGTGGAGGCTGGCACGGACTCAACGAAGCGCTTCCCGGCTGTGCGGCAAGCTTTCGTAGGGGCTCTGCGTCACCTCGCCGCCGTATCGACTGAGGGGGTGTCCCGGGTCtgcgcgcgtctgctgcgAACCCCgactgccactgctgccagcaccgcagcggcggcgacggcaagccaccgcagcaaggaggaggaggctccACAGCCACGCGCAACACTCGATCTCGCGGAGGCAGCCCAGTGGCTCCTGGGTGAGCTGCAACTCGACAAGGCAACCCTGCAGGCGTGCGTTACGGAGCCGCGAAAGCGCACTGAGAGGCTCTTGAGGAAGGTGGCTTTGGCGGCTGATATGCACCCACCTGCTAAGTCGCGCGCCAGACACGAGGCCCCTGCTGgcacggccgctgctgcggcgctcaTGACGTGGTCGGTAGTGCAGCTGGAACGATTTTTGCAGGCGGACGACAGGGATGTGCTAGTGCAAAGCGCCGGCGGTGACGCCAGAGACTCTACGAAGATTCCGCCGTGCTCGCCGCtcaacaccgctgctgcgatgaCCGCCGAGGATGTGGAGCGCTTCATTGTGTggtggaaggaggaagagaaactgCTGCGTGGACGGCAGGAGACGGGTGACCCGGGCGATGCATTGACCGCTTCACGAGCGCGCCGCCGtatggcggtgatggagctGCTACACCAGCACGACCTCTTGCCTTCTGTGGACCTgcctactgctgctgtggagaCAAAAAAGGGCCGCAGCAACAGAAAGAAGACGCCGAACCGTGGCAGTAGCGACGCTACTAGTGAAGGCGCATGGGCAAAGACGCAGGGAGTGCTGCTGAATCGATCTAGTGCGCTGCAGTTCGTTCCAGCTGTGGGCACAGCCTCACCAGCACGactcccgctctctctgtggcgcGTTTTTAGCGCCTTGGAGACGTTGGAGGGCCCGATGCAGATAAGCGAGAAGGCCTCTTGGACTCACGCGGCGGTCtcgcgcagtggcagcaacagcagtgaCGACGATCGAGACAGTGGGACTGGTGGTAGCGGCGTCGCAGCGAGGGGCAGACATGCGGAGATATCCTCTTCTAGCACGTGGCTTACCAGCTTTGCCGCAGCTGGGCTGTTCTTTTTGGGTGGGGTACCGTACAGCACGCTCAGCCACGAAGAGGAGTGGGTGCGGCTGGAGGGCGTaacctcgctgctgcagtgtcgACTGTTCTCTTGGCTGGGATGTCGTGTGTGCACCCGTGACACCGTTGCCAAGGCACTGCGGCTCGCTGAGAGCGGCCTAGCAGAGGCTTGGATTACCGACCTGCATGGACTTCTGAAGTTGGCGCAGCGGTGTCAGCCGTTGCCCCGCTTCGCGCAGACGCGCTGCGTACTTCCATTTTTAGAAGGCGTTGCGCTTTTCCGCTCTGCGTCTGCATCCGCGGCAGCCTTATCTGGTCAGGCAAGCAACTTGCCTTTGCCTGCCAAGGCCGCCAGCGATGCTGTGCGGGCGGTGCGAGAGGCGTatgaggtgctgctgaagctctACGGCGTCTCCAAACACCCTGAGTCGTTTCTTCCACTTCTGTACGACGGTACCTCGGCCAACAAGCTTGCACAGCAGGCAAGCACCACGTCGAGCGTGAGTGGCAAGGCGTCgacggcggaggtgcagcaggccaACGCGGAGGACTGGGTGGCGTACGTGTGGTTCGAGCGCACGATATCCAAGGATTTGTTGAGGGCCAAGACGGTTGTGGAGCAGGCGCGTCGGGAAGCGCTCGCACCACAGATCTTCATGGTGAGGCTGAACGCGCTGTAG
- a CDS encoding trypsin-like cysteine/serine peptidase, putative (TriTrypDB/GeneDB-style sysID: LpmP.34.1820), protein MLCRRAVVLARFQPYSMAVQTRFKWRHKETDRWRRLMDATCFQVDWLGQTGGPNFTQYSGHWTHIITCAHVITPWDYPNYYPSQGPTRFVSHITLADTMTQIRLVSMQGNAVYKHFTSNQHVFVHSNPRLDLCVVHPEQNLKRSGEMKMMWMQNEGYIIRPRLEINDKLKVGDHVWLYGMSAHESLFDEEKGPEPLMVPTGVRARVHAVTREHFFLDTTGLEDSPDRGRIQMGMCGSVVMRNGKCVGMLTATVHEESDCKALAGTAMCTYSSDIFEFLLEVEKQMKNPIARQNQEETRFEQRRRAEGSVVKEHKHWELDESRTARHIPVPVSLWHMEEKWVTEEDYMNSAVFGRSGAFNQETQESALGYDMNTAKTNGDRPGDIGSFASNTMTGKPVMQGERKDYSPTGVYANPEEFKNKDVWDYSISSDMRSLFNETVDSKDAESLNMMRKSLENIRAQRAMEKMKETVMNRTNSDFDPMKGYGHYGGNADAGSDNFNPQYASAASSHKDGDGAYSYAQAVQQAEREQPRDHPSPSSSTPPPPPNESLIDRKKRERREAEAKYQEELRRRHGQRAVPFGDEDLGGFWERH, encoded by the coding sequence atgctgtgccgccgcgctgtcgtGCTAGCGAGGTTCCAGCCGTACTCCATGGCGGTGCAAACTCGGTTTAAATGGCGGCACAAGGAAACGgaccggtggcggcgactgATGGACGCGACGTGCTTCCAAGTCGATTGGCTCGGTCAGACGGGCGGGCCGAACTTCACACAGTACAGCGGGCACTGGACGCACATCATCACATGTGCGCACGTGATCACGCCATGGGACTACCCCAATTACTACCCATCGCAGGGGCCAACCCGCTTCGTCTCGCACATCACGCTGGCGGACACCATGACGCAGATTCGCCTTGTTTCGATGCAGGGCAACGCGGTGTACAAACATTTCACGTCGAATCAGCACGTCTTTGTACACTCGAACCCGAGGCTGGACTTGTGCGTCGTGCATCCGGAGCAGAACCTAAAGCGCAGTGGCGAGATGAAGATGATGTGGATGCAGAATGAAGGATACATTATACGTCCACGACTGGAGATCAACGACAAGCTGAAGGTCGGTGATCACGTCTGGTTATACGGCATGTCGGCACATGAGTCTCTATTtgacgaggagaagggacCGGAGCCTCTCATGGTCCCGACCGGCGTCCGTGCTCGCGTGCACGCCGTCACGCGCGAACACTTCTTCCTGGACACAACAGGGCTCGAGGACAGCCCAGATCGAGGCCGCATTCAGATGGGCATGTGTGGCTCCGTTGTGATGCGCAACGGCAAGTGTGTCGGCATGTTGACAGCGACAGTACACGAGGAGAGCGACTGTAAGGCGCTGGCGGGAACAGCCATGTGCACCTACTCGTCCGACATCTTCGAGTTCttgctggaggtggagaagcagatgAAGAACCCCATTGCGCGTCAGAATCAAGAGGAGACCCGTttcgagcagcggcgccgcgccgagGGGAGCGTGGTGAAGGAGCACAAGCACTGGGAGCTGGACGAGAGCCGCACGGCCCGCCACATCCCCGTCCCCGTTTCGCTGTGGCATATGGAGGAGAAGTGGGTGACTGAGGAGGATTACATGAACAGTGCCGTCTTTGGCCGTAGTGGCGCCTTTAACCAAGAAACACAGGAGAGCGCGCTGGGCTATGACATGAACACCGCCAAGACAAATGGCGACCGTCCAGGCGACATCGGCTCCTTCGCGTCAAACACCATGACCGGCAAGCCTGTGATGCAAGGCGAGCGAAAGGACTACAGCCCGACCGGTGTATACGCGAATCCGGAGGAGTTCAAGAACAAGGATGTGTGGGACTACAGCATCAGCTCCGATATGCGCTCTCTTTTTAACGAAACCGTCGACAGCAAGGATGCCGAGAGCCTCAACATGATGCGGAAGTCGCTCGAGAACATccgtgcgcagcgagcgatggagaagatgaaggagaCTGTGATGAACCGCACAAACTCGGACTTCGATCCCATGAAGGGCTATGGCCACTACGGCGgcaacgccgacgccggGTCCGACAACTTCAACCCACAGTATGCCTCCGCTGCTTCATCTCACAAGGATGGCGACGGTGCCTACAGCTACGCGCAAGCAGTCCAGCAGGCGGAGCGTGAGCAGCCAAGGGACCACCCATCGCCTTCGTcgtcgacaccgccgccgccgccaaatGAGTCTCTCATAGACCGCAAGAAACGAGAGCGacgcgaggcggaggccaAGTAtcaggaggagctgcgccgacgTCACGGGCAACGCGCTGTTCCCTTTGGCGACGAGGACCTCGGGGGCTTCTGGGAGCGGCACTGA